In Mytilus trossulus isolate FHL-02 chromosome 14, PNRI_Mtr1.1.1.hap1, whole genome shotgun sequence, a genomic segment contains:
- the LOC134696651 gene encoding uncharacterized protein LOC134696651: protein MLLTSLLICLFSDSSFSSGKGILLVAADKHIHLPKITSAVTNIIYQLKTGKHIPTCLKVAKVAKSCQDIYTENNLSPSGEYVIYPLRNAVRVYCSFEGDYGYTFISRKSSGVAFDIEKLYSTNTFAKVRLITSKGEQREVKVENLLAFKGQSLTFQLNGHQHYQGPQLRNSKLHPYLFLGFLPIKLVQKRSRQGYRAAGKDFTFKNCDANPNSYISFFFDPKHGTLGRPGSKDTFMHGWISSSTVMDYPKYMDDSFYMDWEMHMGGCGGFMTSKILNIKAALGLPFAIPSE, encoded by the exons atgcTGTTAACATCTTTATTAATTTGCTTGTTCAGTGACTCAAGTTTCTCAAGCGGCAAAGGGATATTATTGGTTGCTGCTGATAAACATATTCATCTTCCAAAGATCACGTCTGctgtaacaaacataatttATCAGTTAAAAACAGGGAAGCATATACCAA CATGTTTAAAGGTAGCAAAGGTAGCAAAATCTTGCCAAGATATCTACACAGAAAATAATCTGAGTCCAAGCGGAGAATATGTTATCTATCCTTTACGAAATGCTGTAAGAGTGTACTGCTCGTTTGAGGGTGACTATGGTTACACATTCATTTCGAGAAAATCCTCTGGGGTGgcttttgatattgaaaaactTTATTCCACAAATACATTCGCAAAAGTACGCCTTATTACGTCTAAAGGAGAACAGAGGGAagtaaaagttgaaaatttgctAGCCTTCAAAGGTCAGTCTTTGACGTTTCAATTAAATGGTCATCAACACTATCAGGGACCACAGTTGAGAAATTCAAAACTACATCCATATCTTTTTCTCGGTTTTCTTCCTATAAAGTTAGTTCAAAAACGTAGCAGACAAGGATATAGGGCTGCAGGAAAGGACTTTACATTCAAAAACTGTGATGCCAACCCCAACAGTTACATATCATTTTTCTTCGATCCGAAACATGGCACATTAGGGAGGCCAGGTAGTAAGGACACTTTTATGCATGGATGGATCTCTTCGTCGACAGTAATGGACTATCCTAAGTATATGGACGACAGTTTTTACATGGACTGGGAGATGCATATGGGCGGCTGTGGAGGGTTCATGACATCAAAAATACTTAACATTAAAGCAGCTTTGGGATTACCGTTTG CTATTCCATCCGAGTAA